AGtgtttatatctataaatataagaTAACAGCTTGTGATATCATTAATGAGCAGAAGTTGTAATCAAGAAACATTAAATGTTCCATTCGTACTACAGTGCTACAAAGATATTTGTGATTTCCATAGGACCAAGGATGTCAAAACGACTGAGCTTCTATGGTCTAATAGGCCTGGCGTCCATTTGCATCTTCCTCTTAGCATTTAATCAACGCTACAGCAGCTACCTTGAGCATCGACTGCAGCCGGTGATATCGGTCAGTAAAAAATCGGAGGTGGGGATTGCTCTAAATTGAGTCACGCCAAACACGCTCTTTCTGACGGTAAAGTCTAACTTTTGCACCTAACTTTTTTCCACTCGTACACTAACAATGAGCTGTCAAACCATTGCAAACAGTTACCAGCTCTCTTTCTCCCTGTTTCCACCATTTCCTTCCCTCTTTTTTTGGTTCAAGCAGTATTAGATAAGATACACACTGAAAATATTCTGCTTAATAAATCATTAGGGTAATGTGATATTAATCTTgtacaaaaaattaataaaaacactgtaaatattttaatattctacaGTCATTATATATTAATGCACAATTTCTTTTATACCAAAGTAATACAAGTTTGGAATGATTACTTATGGAAAAATGGCTATAAGgaaaatatgtgtatatatgagTAATGAAGCTTTCTattcttttatgatttttttatgTCTTGCATGTTTCGCACAAATTGACATCCTTCTTTGcacttttaattttctttttacaatgTACATGGAACTCTGTTCACGCTACTAGCATATTTTGGATACTAATGCACTACCTATATAAtgaaagagggagaaagatATTGTCCTGGTTACATCAGCAGCATTATCGTGTTCACAATATACTATGCACTTTCAGTATGCTAAACTAtcaatattttcttcaatatagGATGTGGAAATAAGGCCACGCATCATCAAAATTCAAGATCCAGTAACGGTAAGCAGAATGCACGTAGATTTACATAAACTGTCAGTTTTGTTCAGTAGAATATGTATTACAAGCTGATTTccattgtataaaataaaaggaCATTTAAAGCAAAATGTCAAAAATgataaatagaatttaaagtaattgttatttttttcttttctttcttttatgttTGATATGTTCAGGTAAGTGAATATTTATCTTGAGATTAATCCTTTCAGTCACAATAAGAGATTAACAATTAACACATTTAATATGGTAACGGGGACAGAAATTACAAAAAATACcctattatttttgtttgcatTGTGTGGATGTAAAGTGTATAAACGGAAAAaaactttaattataaattatgtgTGCTTTATAGGCATATTTTAGAGGGTCCATTGAAAATGTTACACTTTCTGAAATACAAGAAGTTGTTGATCAACAAAGAAAAGCAATTGAAAGAGAGATGGAAGGGTACAAATATCCCAATGGAAAATATGGAGTTAATGTTAGGTACATTGATTTTCATATCTAGAGTTAATATACGAAACTTTCCCTGtgattatataataattcttgtagtaAGCTAGAAGACTTAGTATTAGAAAAAGGAGGGAGACCCATGAGAAGTGTGATTTTAACAAGCTGGAGAAGTGGTAGTACGTTTTTTGGAGATGTGATCAACGCACATCCGGCCAATTTTTACCACTATGAACCTCTTCTTGATTTTGGAATTGTACAAATTAGGGGGCCACCACTTGCTGACGAAGCTCTTAGCAACCTGGAAGCATTATTAAGATGTGACTTTAGTAATCTTGGTAGGTATTTAAGTTAATACATAATACAGATAAGTATTTTCTCAGTATAATTATCTAAAAAAATATTCTTAGATCGATACTTGGATTATGGTAAAACGCATCCTTGGGTCTTCAATCATAATACTCATCTATGGAAACAGTGTCAGATTCACAAAAAAATTTGTTGGGACCCACGATTCGTttcgaaattttgtaaattattccCCTTTCAATCGATGAAAATTGTCCGTTTAAGATTGCGCGCTGCAGAAAAACTCCTGGAGCAAGAAGAGTAAGAACGCAGCTCAATTTCTTTTCAATTAATAGTATAAATGCGACAAACCTCAAAACAATAATTTGTTCAGTTTAGGAATACGTTTAGTTCTATTGATTCGCGATCCAAGAGGAATTTTACAATCGAGAAAGCATCGAGAATGGTGCCCGACCGAACCAGATTGTTCTAACCCTGCATTAGTATGTGCAGACATGGTTTCAGACTTCAGTGCAGCTGTTCGACTAATAAAAAAATATCCACGTACCTTTAGGTATACTTCTCTTTTGCAATGAATATTATCTACGTTAATTAACTACATTCACAATGACAAATATTCtacaaatattccaaaataacattttttttatttaacagGGTGGTGCGTTACGAAGACTTATCTGTAGACCCCTATAGACACGTGAAGGAACTGTACAATTTCTACGGCTTGGACTTTCACGTGAACGTGAAGAAGTTTTTAGATACTCATACAAAGAACGACGTGGGTGGTGTCTCGAGCACTTTTCGAAATTCGAAAGTGGCACCCTTTCATTGGCGAACAGACCTTGATTTCGAGGAAGTCGACGAGATACAAAGAGTGTGTGCGGCTGCAATGCGTTTGTGGGGATACGTTATGGCATCAAACTCCAGCCACCAAAAGGATTTCGATCCTCTCACCGACTACCAACTACAATTATGACATGTGGCATAGTGTACGATAAATGTCTAGTATCTGTACGTAACTATTACTGTGTAGAGTGGTTATAATTCTTAGCTTATTTGCACAGATTACCGAAATTATCACAAGTGCCCTCATTCACATTGAAAACGTGGTGCTGATAGCTTGTCTAGACAAGCGCTTATGAACTCTTATGATCAATTGCCTTTACTGATCTGTTTTAGAttagtaaaaacaaaaagaaagaacaatgAAAAAATAGCAAATTATTGGACCTCATAAGACCAATGGTGAAACTTGTTCCTTAAAAAATTTAAGAGATGCATAAGTGCTCTTCAGAAAGAACAGTCTCAATCTAGAATCTTAGACCAGTGTATTAGGTGCGAGGATTAGAGGTTCCTAAAACCCTGGTACACAACAAGGAAACATCCATATCAACGCAAATATTAAACGAACCTAAATAATAATCTTTTCTAGAATTCAAACTTTAAACGTCGCGATCTTGATATTAATGTAACCGTAACACATTAGGATTTTCCACTGAgatattaaagaaagaaaaaaatatcaaaatatcaaGCATTTGCATAAAACGTTACTTTTTATTGGGTCTTCGATAAAAGTCTTACTTTAATACATTATTTTACTGCGCAATTTTAGTTCTTTCGAGAATGCATATACGCAATTGTTTTACTTGCAATACCGGTTATGTAAATGGGCCAAATTTTAATACTCTCGATTCATAATTGTTATTGCTTCTGTCTTACACTCTGATATTGTTATTGTTTCTTAAAAAAGTGTGTAAGATCGAAATTTCGAAAACAAGATAAATCTGTAAATAATCAGCACTAGTTAAATATTGGTGTGTCCATTGTTTTATTATgcctgaaatatttttctttgagAATAGTTTCCACGTAACCGGCCTTGAAGCCAAAAATAGATGGTAGTGTTATATTTGCATTAGTTAATTACCTATAATTTCGTAAAAAATTGTGAAATCACAAACTTTTATTCGAATCGCTATCAGATTATATTTACTATCTTAtcaattgtatattttttactcaatgTATTATATAGCTATTAacatgaatttttaataaatgtgTACATTATACTTGTTTATCTTTGAATATGTAAATTCTGCAATAATTATGTTTGCAAAGTAAGCAATTTACAAAAGCAATTGCCCATTAGCGTTAGTTAAGTACAAGTGCTCAACataaaatatatgaacaaaTGATTACTTTGTAATTATAGGCGCACTTAAACTCACGTTTAAATTAACAAATACTCATTATGTAAATTCCCTCGAATTATATATTGGATCATTCAATATTTCTTCAGTTTTAATCATCTTACTTTCTACCATAATTATCTTACTAGcatttaattgaatttacaGCAGCAGTGGCTTTTTGTGAATTTGtgtttaacaataaaataattcatcTAGTCCGAACTATATTTGTTTTACTTTACAATATCATTCACATATGACATATATCATACATCTTTTATTAATGAAACAGGAAATCTTAATCAGCCTACCCAACTTTATTTCAAGACGTTTTATATAACACGTACAATGTATGCATAAAAGGTTTTTGTGGTAagcgtacaaatatttttataaggtaatgtacatatacatacagcTATCTCCACTGTGATAATCGCCAATATAGTGATATCAGCCTTCTGGTCAGTGTAATAACTGATGTACCAACAACACTATGTTATCCCAGTGTAATCGACAACCTTGTCTTTTAATGGCCTGTATTCCATAATAGAGAGTTAATCACTATCCTTGGCACACATGCCTACGCATAGCTGTCTAATATAAGAGTATCAATTTACATGTTTATTGATATGAAGGAAAACTAATAATAAACTATGGTGAAAGTAAGTAGTGGAAAATATATCTATCCTTCTATCTTTCTTACTGTATTGTATAAATTGtagagaaatatatacatataagaacAAAAGTTTTTAGTTAGAAAATcgtatatattcataaaaggtatATATACATGTGACTTAATTAGTTTAAGAACAAATCTGTATTGGTATTCAATTCCCGTTTTCCAAGTTTAtctaaaacaaaaattaataatacattaggttttatatcattaaataatttaaaatatatatatagttcaAATTCAGTGGAAAAAACTAATTATCACTAAAGCTCATAGCGTATATTAAAAGCATCACTATAGTAActgaatttgaattttttttgtttaattatttaacatACTGTACCTTTTTATTATTTGTCTTCTGGTATTAAACTTTGTAATTAATATATGTGCAAAACACCTATGGACAAAAAA
This genomic stretch from Bombus vancouverensis nearcticus chromosome 16, iyBomVanc1_principal, whole genome shotgun sequence harbors:
- the LOC117161506 gene encoding carbohydrate sulfotransferase 4 isoform X3, with product MSKRLSFYGLIGLASICIFLLAFNQRYSSYLEHRLQPVISAYFRGSIENVTLSEIQEVVDQQRKAIEREMEGYKYPNGKYGVNVSKLEDLVLEKGGRPMRSVILTSWRSGSTFFGDVINAHPANFYHYEPLLDFGIVQIRGPPLADEALSNLEALLRCDFSNLDRYLDYGKTHPWVFNHNTHLWKQCQIHKKICWDPRFVSKFCKLFPFQSMKIVRLRLRAAEKLLEQEDLGIRLVLLIRDPRGILQSRKHREWCPTEPDCSNPALVCADMVSDFSAAVRLIKKYPRTFRVVRYEDLSVDPYRHVKELYNFYGLDFHVNVKKFLDTHTKNDVGGVSSTFRNSKVAPFHWRTDLDFEEVDEIQRVCAAAMRLWGYVMASNSSHQKDFDPLTDYQLQL
- the LOC117161506 gene encoding carbohydrate sulfotransferase 4 isoform X2 — translated: MSKRLSFYGLIGLASICIFLLAFNQRYSSYLEHRLQPVISDVEIRPRIIKIQDPVTAYFRGSIENVTLSEIQEVVDQQRKAIEREMEGYKYPNGKYGVNVSKLEDLVLEKGGRPMRSVILTSWRSGSTFFGDVINAHPANFYHYEPLLDFGIVQIRGPPLADEALSNLEALLRCDFSNLDRYLDYGKTHPWVFNHNTHLWKQCQIHKKICWDPRFVSKFCKLFPFQSMKIVRLRLRAAEKLLEQEDLGIRLVLLIRDPRGILQSRKHREWCPTEPDCSNPALVCADMVSDFSAAVRLIKKYPRTFRVVRYEDLSVDPYRHVKELYNFYGLDFHVNVKKFLDTHTKNDVGGVSSTFRNSKVAPFHWRTDLDFEEVDEIQRVCAAAMRLWGYVMASNSSHQKDFDPLTDYQLQL
- the LOC117161506 gene encoding carbohydrate sulfotransferase 4 isoform X1, with the translated sequence MSKRLSFYGLIGLASICIFLLAFNQRYSSYLEHRLQPVISVSKKSEDVEIRPRIIKIQDPVTAYFRGSIENVTLSEIQEVVDQQRKAIEREMEGYKYPNGKYGVNVSKLEDLVLEKGGRPMRSVILTSWRSGSTFFGDVINAHPANFYHYEPLLDFGIVQIRGPPLADEALSNLEALLRCDFSNLDRYLDYGKTHPWVFNHNTHLWKQCQIHKKICWDPRFVSKFCKLFPFQSMKIVRLRLRAAEKLLEQEDLGIRLVLLIRDPRGILQSRKHREWCPTEPDCSNPALVCADMVSDFSAAVRLIKKYPRTFRVVRYEDLSVDPYRHVKELYNFYGLDFHVNVKKFLDTHTKNDVGGVSSTFRNSKVAPFHWRTDLDFEEVDEIQRVCAAAMRLWGYVMASNSSHQKDFDPLTDYQLQL